A window of the Myripristis murdjan chromosome 15, fMyrMur1.1, whole genome shotgun sequence genome harbors these coding sequences:
- the gpr75 gene encoding probable G-protein coupled receptor 75, which yields MNTTGAPLDLVDVPRQQNFNGTLSAQPPSGWAVIHTATLTSCSLLLIFIFCLGSYGNLVVFLSFFDPAFRKFRTNFDFMILNLSFCDLFICCVTAPMFALVLFLDAGGGDGVSKSFCFAFHLTSSGFIIMSLETVAVIALHRLRMVLGQQPNRTASFSCTLALTALLWTSSFTMAALLTMRAFPRKDGPCLPHFGLASGQARVVLYVYLADFAFCVAVVSVSYLMIAQTLRKNAQVRKCPIITVDATRPPPPPPLIAAGFEGIQCAVQAPSLYRNQTYNKLQHVQTHTYANRTSQPLVPGAAQGATCCQLVSSVNLATAKDSKAVVTCVVIVFSVLLCCLPMGVSLAQDVLSPESSFAHYQFELCGFVLIFLKSGINPFVYSRNSAGLRRRVLCCLQWVALGFLCCKQKTRLHAMGKGSLEVNRNKSSHHETNSAYVLSPKPQRRLVDQACGPSHSRDCAGSPRATGGRKPRPPSTSTPINTRIEPYYSIYNSSPSAGPSSPNSLQPVSSQTFGFAKSYVAMHYHTHQEALQDFESTSVHQIPIPSV from the coding sequence ATGAACACCACTGGTGCACCATTGGACCTGGTGGATGTGCCAAGACAGCAGAACTTCAATGGCACCCTGAGTGCACAGCCCCCCTCAGGATGGGCTGTCATCCACACTGCTACCCTAACCTCCTGCTcgctcctcctcatcttcatcttctgtCTGGGCTCTTACGGCAACCTGGTTGTGTTCCTGTCCTTTTTTGACCCGGCGTTTCGCAAGTTCCGCACCAACTTTGACTTCATGATCCTCAACCTGTCGTTCTGTGATTTGTTCATCTGCTGCGTGACTGCCCCCATGTTTGCTCTGGTGCTCTTCTTAGACGCGGGAGGAGGAGATGGTGTGTCTAAGAGTTTCTGCTTTGCCTTCCACCTCACCAGCTCAGGCTTCATCATCATGTCCCTGGAGACGGTGGCCGTCATCGCCTTGCACAGACTGCGCATGGTCCTGGGTCAGCAGCCCAACCGTACTGCCTCCTTCTCCTGCACACTGGCCCTCACGGCCCTGCTGTGGACATCCAGCTTCACCATGGCTGCCCTTCTCACCATGCGCGCTTTTCCACGTAAAGATGGACCCTGCTTGCCCCACTTTGGCCTGGCAAGCGGGCAGGCCAGGGTTGTCCTTTATGTCTATCTGGCAGACTTTGCCTTTTGTGTGGCTGTGGTGTCGGTGTCCTATCTGATGATTGCTCAGACCCTGAGGAAGAATGCACAAGTGAGGAAATGTCCCATCATAACTGTAGATGCCACACGCCCCCCACCGCCACCCCCTCTCATTGCAGCAGGCTTTGAGGGCATACAGTGTGCAGTTCAGGCCCCCTCTCTCTACCGAAACCAGACTTACAACAAACTGCAGCATGTTCAGACACACACCTACGCCAACAGGACCAGCCAGCCTCTGGTGCCGGGGGCTGCTCAAGGAGCCACATGCTGTCAGCTGGTGTCCTCAGTCAATTTGGCCACAGCTAAGGACTCCAAGGCAGTGGTCACCTGTGTAGTGATAGTGTTCTCtgtgctgctttgctgcttgcCCATGGGAGTTTCACTGGCACAGGATGTCTTATCACCAGAGAGCAGCTTTGCACATTACCAGTTTGAACTGTGTGGTTTTGTGCTCATTTTTCTCAAGTCAGGCATCAACCCGTTTGTGTACTCGCGCAACAGCGCAGGTCTCCGCCGCCGTGtgctgtgctgccttcagtggGTGGCGTTGGGCTTTCTCTGTTGTAAGCAAAAGACTCGCCTGCATGCTATGGGGAAGGGCAGTTTGGAAGTCAATCGCAATAAATCCTCCCATCATGAGACCAACTCAGCCTATGTACTGTCACCCAAGCCACAAAGGAGGCTGGTGGACCAGGCCTGTGGGCCCAGTCACTCCAGGGATTGTGCTGGCAGCCCAAGGGCCACAGGTGGACGCAAACCTCGCCCCCCGAGTACTTCTACACCCATCAACACCCGAATTGAGCCGTACTACAGTATATATAACAGCAGTCCCTCTGCAGGGCCCAGCTCCCCAAACAGCCTGCAGCCTGTCAGCTCTCAGACATTTGGCTTTGCTAAGTCCTATGTAGCCATGCACTACCACACCCACCAAGAAGCACTACAAGACTTTGAAAGCACCTCAGTGCATCAGATTCCCATACCTTCAGTCTAA
- the erlec1 gene encoding endoplasmic reticulum lectin 1 isoform X3: MAGLLLLFLGGLLEVCSGVSANRGGYPTFTDEIPFKITWPGAEFTLPASGALYSEDDFVIMTTTEKEKYKCLLPSLSAGDEDEDKDYSGPSPRALLEPLFKQSSCSYRIESYWTYEVCHGKHIRQYHEEKETGQKISVQEYFLGNMAQGSPSATTEKVEEADSAKSETEKEVPTKNIEGQLTPYYPLEMGNGTPCVLKQNQPRSTSVLYVCHPEAKHEILSIAEVTTCEYEVVVLTPLLCAHPKYRFKSSPVNNIFCQALSGSPLRPQRLTQLDREQEEQLKPPFSAASDAREEEVSPVREEAFTSTHKPMTVGGQSQVTVGTTHISRLTDDQLIKEFLSGSYCLHGGVGWWKYEFCYGKHVHQYHEEQGKNIVVVGSWNIEEHLEWAKKNVARSYQLKDDGVQKVKLVSHFYGHGDMCDLTGKPRQVIVKLKCKESDSPHAVTVYMLEPQTCQYILGVESPVICRILDTADEHGLLSVSN; encoded by the exons ATGGCCgggctgttgttgctgtttctcGGTGGTCTGCTGGAGGTTTGCAGCGGCGTCTCGGCAAACAGAGGGGGGTATCCAACCTTCACAGATGAAATCCCTTTCAAAATCACCTGGCCGGGGGCTGAGTTCACGCTG CCAGCATCCGGTGCACTTTACAGCGAGGATGACTTTGTCAtcatgacaacaacagagaaggagaaataCAAATGCCTCCTGCCTTCCTTGTCAGCTGGAGATGAG GATGAGGATAAAGATTACAGCGGGCCAAGTCCGCGTGCCTTGCTGGAGCCTCTCTTCAAGCAGAGCAGCTGTTCCTACAGG ATTGAGTCATACTGGACATATGAAGTGTGCCATGGGAAGCATATAAGACAGTATcatgaagagaaagagactggGCAG AAAATCAGCGTTCAGGAATACTTCCTTGGAAACATGGCGCAGGGGAGCCCCTCTGCCACAACAG AAAAAGTGGAAGAGGCAGACAGTGCAAAAtctgaaacagagaaagag GTGCCTACTAAGAATATAGAAGGTCAGCTGACTCCCTACTACCCTTTGGAGATGGGGAATGGGACTCCCTGTGTGCTGAAACAGAACCAGCCTCGCTCCACGTCTGTGCTGTATGTCTGCCATCCAGAGGCCAAGCATGAGATCCTGTCCATCGCTGAAGTCACCACCTGTGAATATGAGGTGGTGGTGCTGACTCCACTGCTCTGTGCACACCCAAAATACAG GTTCAAGTCGTCCCCGGTGAACAACATATTCTGCCAGGCTCTGTCGGGCTCCCCTCTGCGGCCTCAGCGTCTCACCCAGCTGGACAGGGAGCAAGAGGAACAGCTCAAACCTCCTTTCAGTGCCGCCTCTGACGCCAGGGAG GAGGAGGTGTCACCAGTGAGAGAGGAGGCGTTCACCTCCACTCACAAGCCCATGACCGTTGGTGGGCAGTCTCAGGTCACCGTCGGCACCACACACATCTCCCGTCTGACGGATGACCAGCTGATCAAGGAGTTCCTCAGCGGCTCATACTGTCTGCACGGG GGTGTAGGTTGGTGGAAATATGAGTTCTGTTACGGAAAACATGTACATCAGTATCATGAG GAGCAAGGGAAGAACATTGTGGTGGTGGGGAGCTGGAACATCGAGGAGCATCTTGAATGGGCCAAGAAGAACGTGGCCCGCTCCTACCAGCTCAAGGACGACGGAGTGCAGAAAGTCAA GTTGGTCTCCCACTTTTACGGCCACGGGGACATGTGTGATTTGACAGGGAAGCCCAGACAGGTCATCGTCAAACTCAA atGCAAGGAGTCTGACTCTCCTCATGCCGTCACTGTCTACATGCTGGAGCCTCAGACCTGTCAGTACATCCTTGGG GTTGAGTCTCCAGTCATATGCAGGATTCTCGACACCGCTGATGAGCACGGACTTCTGTCAGTCTCCAACTAA
- the erlec1 gene encoding endoplasmic reticulum lectin 1 isoform X1 — protein MAGLLLLFLGGLLEVCSGVSANRGGYPTFTDEIPFKITWPGAEFTLPASGALYSEDDFVIMTTTEKEKYKCLLPSLSAGDEDEDKDYSGPSPRALLEPLFKQSSCSYRIESYWTYEVCHGKHIRQYHEEKETGQKISVQEYFLGNMAQGSPSATTEKVEEADSAKSETEKEVPTKNIEGQLTPYYPLEMGNGTPCVLKQNQPRSTSVLYVCHPEAKHEILSIAEVTTCEYEVVVLTPLLCAHPKYRFKSSPVNNIFCQALSGSPLRPQRLTQLDREQEEQLKPPFSAASDAREEEVSPVREEAFTSTHKPMTVGGQSQVTVGTTHISRLTDDQLIKEFLSGSYCLHGGVGWWKYEFCYGKHVHQYHEVRVPFGSLLDDKEQGKNIVVVGSWNIEEHLEWAKKNVARSYQLKDDGVQKVKLVSHFYGHGDMCDLTGKPRQVIVKLKCKESDSPHAVTVYMLEPQTCQYILGVESPVICRILDTADEHGLLSVSN, from the exons ATGGCCgggctgttgttgctgtttctcGGTGGTCTGCTGGAGGTTTGCAGCGGCGTCTCGGCAAACAGAGGGGGGTATCCAACCTTCACAGATGAAATCCCTTTCAAAATCACCTGGCCGGGGGCTGAGTTCACGCTG CCAGCATCCGGTGCACTTTACAGCGAGGATGACTTTGTCAtcatgacaacaacagagaaggagaaataCAAATGCCTCCTGCCTTCCTTGTCAGCTGGAGATGAG GATGAGGATAAAGATTACAGCGGGCCAAGTCCGCGTGCCTTGCTGGAGCCTCTCTTCAAGCAGAGCAGCTGTTCCTACAGG ATTGAGTCATACTGGACATATGAAGTGTGCCATGGGAAGCATATAAGACAGTATcatgaagagaaagagactggGCAG AAAATCAGCGTTCAGGAATACTTCCTTGGAAACATGGCGCAGGGGAGCCCCTCTGCCACAACAG AAAAAGTGGAAGAGGCAGACAGTGCAAAAtctgaaacagagaaagag GTGCCTACTAAGAATATAGAAGGTCAGCTGACTCCCTACTACCCTTTGGAGATGGGGAATGGGACTCCCTGTGTGCTGAAACAGAACCAGCCTCGCTCCACGTCTGTGCTGTATGTCTGCCATCCAGAGGCCAAGCATGAGATCCTGTCCATCGCTGAAGTCACCACCTGTGAATATGAGGTGGTGGTGCTGACTCCACTGCTCTGTGCACACCCAAAATACAG GTTCAAGTCGTCCCCGGTGAACAACATATTCTGCCAGGCTCTGTCGGGCTCCCCTCTGCGGCCTCAGCGTCTCACCCAGCTGGACAGGGAGCAAGAGGAACAGCTCAAACCTCCTTTCAGTGCCGCCTCTGACGCCAGGGAG GAGGAGGTGTCACCAGTGAGAGAGGAGGCGTTCACCTCCACTCACAAGCCCATGACCGTTGGTGGGCAGTCTCAGGTCACCGTCGGCACCACACACATCTCCCGTCTGACGGATGACCAGCTGATCAAGGAGTTCCTCAGCGGCTCATACTGTCTGCACGGG GGTGTAGGTTGGTGGAAATATGAGTTCTGTTACGGAAAACATGTACATCAGTATCATGAGGTGAGGGTCCCTTTTGGGTCCCTTttggat gaTAAGGAGCAAGGGAAGAACATTGTGGTGGTGGGGAGCTGGAACATCGAGGAGCATCTTGAATGGGCCAAGAAGAACGTGGCCCGCTCCTACCAGCTCAAGGACGACGGAGTGCAGAAAGTCAA GTTGGTCTCCCACTTTTACGGCCACGGGGACATGTGTGATTTGACAGGGAAGCCCAGACAGGTCATCGTCAAACTCAA atGCAAGGAGTCTGACTCTCCTCATGCCGTCACTGTCTACATGCTGGAGCCTCAGACCTGTCAGTACATCCTTGGG GTTGAGTCTCCAGTCATATGCAGGATTCTCGACACCGCTGATGAGCACGGACTTCTGTCAGTCTCCAACTAA
- the erlec1 gene encoding endoplasmic reticulum lectin 1 isoform X2, whose product MAGLLLLFLGGLLEVCSGVSANRGGYPTFTDEIPFKITWPGAEFTLPASGALYSEDDFVIMTTTEKEKYKCLLPSLSAGDEDEDKDYSGPSPRALLEPLFKQSSCSYRIESYWTYEVCHGKHIRQYHEEKETGQKISVQEYFLGNMAQGSPSATTEKVEEADSAKSETEKEVPTKNIEGQLTPYYPLEMGNGTPCVLKQNQPRSTSVLYVCHPEAKHEILSIAEVTTCEYEVVVLTPLLCAHPKYRFKSSPVNNIFCQALSGSPLRPQRLTQLDREQEEQLKPPFSAASDAREEEVSPVREEAFTSTHKPMTVGGQSQVTVGTTHISRLTDDQLIKEFLSGSYCLHGGVGWWKYEFCYGKHVHQYHEDKEQGKNIVVVGSWNIEEHLEWAKKNVARSYQLKDDGVQKVKLVSHFYGHGDMCDLTGKPRQVIVKLKCKESDSPHAVTVYMLEPQTCQYILGVESPVICRILDTADEHGLLSVSN is encoded by the exons ATGGCCgggctgttgttgctgtttctcGGTGGTCTGCTGGAGGTTTGCAGCGGCGTCTCGGCAAACAGAGGGGGGTATCCAACCTTCACAGATGAAATCCCTTTCAAAATCACCTGGCCGGGGGCTGAGTTCACGCTG CCAGCATCCGGTGCACTTTACAGCGAGGATGACTTTGTCAtcatgacaacaacagagaaggagaaataCAAATGCCTCCTGCCTTCCTTGTCAGCTGGAGATGAG GATGAGGATAAAGATTACAGCGGGCCAAGTCCGCGTGCCTTGCTGGAGCCTCTCTTCAAGCAGAGCAGCTGTTCCTACAGG ATTGAGTCATACTGGACATATGAAGTGTGCCATGGGAAGCATATAAGACAGTATcatgaagagaaagagactggGCAG AAAATCAGCGTTCAGGAATACTTCCTTGGAAACATGGCGCAGGGGAGCCCCTCTGCCACAACAG AAAAAGTGGAAGAGGCAGACAGTGCAAAAtctgaaacagagaaagag GTGCCTACTAAGAATATAGAAGGTCAGCTGACTCCCTACTACCCTTTGGAGATGGGGAATGGGACTCCCTGTGTGCTGAAACAGAACCAGCCTCGCTCCACGTCTGTGCTGTATGTCTGCCATCCAGAGGCCAAGCATGAGATCCTGTCCATCGCTGAAGTCACCACCTGTGAATATGAGGTGGTGGTGCTGACTCCACTGCTCTGTGCACACCCAAAATACAG GTTCAAGTCGTCCCCGGTGAACAACATATTCTGCCAGGCTCTGTCGGGCTCCCCTCTGCGGCCTCAGCGTCTCACCCAGCTGGACAGGGAGCAAGAGGAACAGCTCAAACCTCCTTTCAGTGCCGCCTCTGACGCCAGGGAG GAGGAGGTGTCACCAGTGAGAGAGGAGGCGTTCACCTCCACTCACAAGCCCATGACCGTTGGTGGGCAGTCTCAGGTCACCGTCGGCACCACACACATCTCCCGTCTGACGGATGACCAGCTGATCAAGGAGTTCCTCAGCGGCTCATACTGTCTGCACGGG GGTGTAGGTTGGTGGAAATATGAGTTCTGTTACGGAAAACATGTACATCAGTATCATGAG gaTAAGGAGCAAGGGAAGAACATTGTGGTGGTGGGGAGCTGGAACATCGAGGAGCATCTTGAATGGGCCAAGAAGAACGTGGCCCGCTCCTACCAGCTCAAGGACGACGGAGTGCAGAAAGTCAA GTTGGTCTCCCACTTTTACGGCCACGGGGACATGTGTGATTTGACAGGGAAGCCCAGACAGGTCATCGTCAAACTCAA atGCAAGGAGTCTGACTCTCCTCATGCCGTCACTGTCTACATGCTGGAGCCTCAGACCTGTCAGTACATCCTTGGG GTTGAGTCTCCAGTCATATGCAGGATTCTCGACACCGCTGATGAGCACGGACTTCTGTCAGTCTCCAACTAA